A window of Methanocaldococcus vulcanius M7 genomic DNA:
GTTCAGGAATGGAAGAGATTCCAAAGAGCTTCAAAGATGCTTGAAAGGGCAGCTGAAAAATTGGGTAAGAGTTTGGAAGAGGCGTGGGAAGAGGTTGGATATTTATTAGAGGATGAGTTTGGAGAACTTTATAATGCCTTTGAAACGATGGTTATTGAAGGAAAAGATATTTTAGATGAGTTAGAGATTAGTGATGAATGGAAAGATGTTTTATATGAGGTGGCAAAGGAGAGTATCGAATTAACAAATATTGAAGTTGAAGGAATCGTTGAAATGAAGTCCTATGCTCCAGATGGAATAAAACAAATAAAAAAGGCATTAACTACTGCTATAAAAGCGAATCCATATGAGGATGTTGAAGTAAGCATAACATATATTGGGGCTCCAAAGTACAGGGTTTTGGTTATAGCTCCCGATTATAAGAGTGGAGAGGAGGTCTTTAAAAAGGTCTGTGAAAAGGCAGTAGCAACAATCAAAAAACTCGGTGGAGAAGGAAGTTATTACAAAGAGAGCAAAAAATAAACAAATAAAAATTATAAAAATGATAAATTTGTGAAATTATGAGAATGAGAAAGTGTCCAAGGTGTGAATCTTATTCTTTGAGAGATACTTGTCCTAAATGTAGGGAAAAAACAATAATTCCAAAAC
This region includes:
- a CDS encoding translation initiation factor IF-2 subunit alpha, which encodes MRRDFPEEGDIVIGTVKDVKPYGAFVELLEYPGKEGMIHISEVTSGWVKNIRDHVKVGQRVVAKVLRVDERKGHIDLSLKRVTEQQKRAKVQEWKRFQRASKMLERAAEKLGKSLEEAWEEVGYLLEDEFGELYNAFETMVIEGKDILDELEISDEWKDVLYEVAKESIELTNIEVEGIVEMKSYAPDGIKQIKKALTTAIKANPYEDVEVSITYIGAPKYRVLVIAPDYKSGEEVFKKVCEKAVATIKKLGGEGSYYKESKK
- a CDS encoding RNA-protein complex protein Nop10; translated protein: MRMRKCPRCESYSLRDTCPKCREKTIIPKPPKFSLEDRWGKYRRMLKRELKKKMGTK